A part of Astyanax mexicanus isolate ESR-SI-001 chromosome 2, AstMex3_surface, whole genome shotgun sequence genomic DNA contains:
- the LOC125799153 gene encoding antigen WC1.1-like: MHREKPRTHCASVGSYNGFKDFISIPKSRQDSVRLVDGGSRCAGRVEVLHRGHWGTVCDDYWDMRDAAVVCRELGCGEAIDAPRRARFGSGSGPIWVEYANCAGSESSLKNCRSYDWGRQRCNHDEDAGAVCAEVRLVGRSHCSGRVEVLHGESWVTVCDADFDQQGAEVVCRELGCGSPVEVLGAAAFGRGEGQTV, translated from the exons ATGCACCGTGAGAAACCACGGACTCACTGCGCCAGCGTAGGGTCTTACAATGGGTTCAAGGATTTCATCTCAATACCTAAGAGCAGGCAGG acagtgtgaggttggtggatggtgggagccgctgtgctgggagagtggaagttcttcatagaggacattggggaacagtttgtgatgattactgggatatgagagatgctgcagtggtgtgtagagagctgggctgtggggaagccatagatgcaccacggagagctcgctttggatcaggatcaggaccgatctgggtggaatatgctaactgtgctggatcagagtcttcactgaagaactgtaggtcgtatgattggggtagacagagatgtaatcatgatgaagacgctggtgctgtttgtgcag aagtcagactggtgggcagatctcactgctctgggagagtggaggttcttcatggagagagctgggtcacagtgtgtgatgctgactttgaccagcagggtgcagaggttgtgtgtcgagagctgggctgtggttctcctgtggaggttctgggagcagctgcttttggtagaggggagggtcag acagtgtga